One Rubripirellula reticaptiva genomic region harbors:
- a CDS encoding carbamoyltransferase family protein: MTAILGISAFFHDSAAAVVVDGRVVAAAQEERFSRIKHDPAFPIQSIEYCLSAAGIDAGDLDLVAFYEKPLAKFDRLIDTYLNAAPRGFRSFATAMPSWLEQKLHVRKQIRKQLGRRYTGPIGFWEHHQSHAASAFYPSPFDEAAIITMDGVGEWATSTWGVGRGRSIELSHQIEFPDSIGLLYSAFTYHAGFRVNSGEYKLMGLAPYGRPRFVDLIRDELIDIRDDGSFRLSPEYFDYQVGLTMTSVKFDQLFGRSRRDPDAPIEPFDQDMAASIQVVLEEVVMKTARHVHQVTGQTKLCMAGGVALNCVANGKLLREGPFDDVWVQPASGDAGGAIGAALLGWYDVFEKERDSASLKRCDALLGPEFDANVVEAAIQRHGLSCEVVSDDQIAGVVATELAAGKVIGRFAGRMEFGPRALGNRSILADPRGVTTQSRINQKIKFRESFRPFAPAVLADQAEDWFDCAGHADSPYMMFVHPVRSNILRIPAVTHVDGSARVQTVDAIDNPSFEQLLRSFFEATGCPMLVNTSFNVRGEPIVASPDDALRCYLKTDMDVLVIENFIVRSKEVSSPPVVEDSAGERQPRFMAARRAFRLWNRILGTAGMGAVYYGVITPIGILRRFRKAPLLLLTYWKSMPICDDPDRFFRTY; this comes from the coding sequence ATGACTGCGATACTCGGTATCTCCGCATTTTTTCACGATTCTGCTGCTGCAGTGGTCGTGGACGGTCGGGTTGTGGCAGCGGCCCAAGAAGAACGGTTCTCGCGAATCAAGCACGACCCGGCGTTCCCGATTCAGTCGATCGAGTACTGTTTGTCCGCGGCCGGCATCGATGCCGGTGATCTTGATCTGGTGGCGTTTTACGAAAAGCCGCTGGCAAAGTTTGATCGGTTGATTGATACGTACCTGAATGCCGCGCCGCGCGGGTTTCGGTCGTTTGCTACTGCGATGCCTTCGTGGCTTGAGCAAAAGCTTCATGTTCGGAAACAAATTCGCAAACAACTTGGTCGGCGGTACACCGGCCCCATCGGGTTTTGGGAGCACCACCAATCCCACGCCGCCAGCGCGTTCTACCCGTCGCCGTTCGACGAAGCAGCGATCATCACGATGGACGGCGTCGGCGAATGGGCGACATCGACATGGGGCGTCGGTCGTGGCCGGTCAATCGAACTGAGTCACCAGATCGAGTTTCCTGATTCGATCGGGCTGCTGTATTCGGCGTTCACTTATCACGCTGGATTTCGAGTGAATTCGGGCGAGTACAAATTGATGGGTTTAGCACCCTATGGGCGACCGCGTTTTGTCGATTTGATTCGTGACGAGCTGATTGATATTCGTGATGACGGATCGTTCCGTTTGTCGCCTGAGTATTTTGACTATCAAGTTGGTCTAACGATGACGAGCGTAAAGTTCGATCAGTTGTTCGGCCGCTCGCGACGCGATCCCGATGCACCGATTGAACCGTTTGATCAAGACATGGCGGCGTCGATCCAAGTCGTCCTGGAAGAAGTCGTGATGAAGACGGCGCGGCACGTTCACCAGGTTACCGGCCAAACGAAGTTGTGCATGGCGGGCGGCGTTGCGCTGAACTGTGTCGCCAATGGCAAATTGCTGCGAGAAGGCCCGTTCGATGACGTTTGGGTGCAACCGGCTTCGGGCGATGCTGGTGGTGCGATCGGTGCGGCACTGCTGGGGTGGTACGACGTCTTCGAAAAAGAACGCGATTCAGCCTCGTTGAAACGATGTGATGCGTTGTTGGGACCTGAATTTGATGCGAATGTGGTTGAAGCCGCGATCCAGCGTCATGGTTTGTCGTGCGAAGTGGTTTCCGATGATCAGATAGCGGGCGTCGTCGCCACCGAGTTGGCTGCGGGAAAAGTCATCGGTCGTTTTGCCGGGCGGATGGAGTTCGGGCCTCGGGCTCTCGGTAATCGCAGCATCCTGGCGGATCCTCGCGGCGTGACGACTCAGTCGCGGATCAATCAAAAGATCAAGTTTCGCGAATCGTTTCGCCCTTTCGCACCCGCTGTGTTGGCGGATCAGGCCGAGGATTGGTTTGATTGCGCCGGGCACGCCGACAGTCCCTACATGATGTTTGTGCATCCGGTCCGTTCAAACATTCTTCGCATCCCTGCTGTCACTCACGTTGACGGGTCAGCTCGCGTGCAAACCGTCGACGCGATTGACAACCCATCGTTTGAACAATTGCTGCGTTCTTTTTTTGAAGCGACCGGTTGTCCGATGTTGGTCAACACCAGTTTCAATGTTCGTGGCGAGCCGATCGTGGCGTCGCCCGATGATGCGCTGCGCTGCTACTTGAAAACCGACATGGACGTGTTGGTGATCGAGAACTTCATTGTTCGATCCAAGGAGGTTTCAAGTCCACCGGTGGTCGAAGACTCGGCTGGCGAGCGACAGCCAAGGTTCATGGCGGCCAGGCGAGCATTTCGGCTTTGGAACCGAATTCTCGGGACGGCTGGGATGGGGGCCGTCTATTATGGGGTTATCACACCGATCGGAATCTTGCGGCGGTTTCGTAAGGCACCGCTATTGCT
- a CDS encoding polysaccharide biosynthesis tyrosine autokinase gives MADANKSMGLSPNELDISGMIRRRWRLLVFGMVVGVGLSILYFKTAPRVYESSIEVLVGQRSSEMTNRGTISSTSGGTEGMGEDELATHMRLFVARKVLTEAIKLGSLDELDTFRKARENDQSLVDHILENIEVERGGEGAAADAMVLRVFYHASNPEESATVLAAVFQSYKRYIDSQDQDNSKLAVELIEAARETHEQELSDADAAYRDFVASVPVLLEGDKVRDIHKERLSDMETELNKVRSSLAENESRLQVILTEAEERGDELAGEMDQLALLSEKEVDRLKFFLDMTRGSSQSEKFQAEAPVRQEVAKAQYNRLLDLIQREKALSDTFGKGHPLVEATRQETEITRQFIAANAPETKARETKTMDAEEMLKTYVMLLRNDISELQKRKTILMEEAEREMLAAKEVEASFMESNSLKAKLARAQSRYDQVIVRLQELNLSRSYAGFSTDLLASAEVPRNAVWPKLPIVLAVGVGAGLALGLLLTLAAETFDSTFGSVTDLESTTKAAVIAHVPRLNLRTLRKAAIAGSQLDPSLLTYHTPRSAEAEIFRVGRTSLMIANRKDSVQTIMVTSPQPGDGKSTTISNLAISFAQAGKRVLLIDADMRRPVISKLFGIDDRKGLSDFLAGRVEFADGVVETEVQNLHIMPNGSNTSEPAELLESHRLMRLFQNACESYDLVMIDAPPVLAVADPAIIAPYVDSVLLTVRVTKNGRGTVEDAVRILNDIQITPAAVIVNGIDRNALKTYAYGGYGKGKYGGGYIGHYHADYAAKERSDVHRSDATRSEPTPKNGRPATFAAASADLGSSVRRQPAPITIPSGDAPPMADQSSKS, from the coding sequence ATGGCAGACGCAAACAAATCGATGGGACTGTCGCCCAACGAACTTGACATCTCGGGAATGATCCGTCGCCGCTGGCGATTGTTGGTGTTCGGCATGGTGGTCGGTGTCGGTTTGTCGATCCTGTATTTCAAGACCGCGCCTCGGGTCTATGAATCCAGCATCGAAGTCTTGGTCGGGCAACGATCGAGCGAAATGACCAATCGCGGTACGATCAGCAGTACTTCGGGCGGCACCGAAGGCATGGGCGAAGACGAACTGGCAACGCACATGCGTTTGTTTGTTGCTCGCAAGGTCTTGACCGAAGCGATCAAACTCGGTTCCCTCGACGAACTCGACACTTTCCGCAAAGCGCGTGAAAACGACCAATCGCTTGTCGATCACATTTTAGAAAACATCGAAGTCGAGCGTGGTGGCGAAGGGGCAGCCGCCGACGCGATGGTCCTTCGCGTCTTCTATCACGCGTCCAATCCCGAAGAATCGGCCACGGTACTGGCTGCCGTTTTCCAAAGCTACAAGCGGTACATCGATTCGCAAGACCAAGACAACAGCAAGCTTGCGGTCGAGCTGATCGAAGCCGCTCGCGAGACACACGAACAGGAACTGTCCGACGCTGACGCGGCGTATCGCGACTTCGTCGCCTCGGTGCCCGTCTTGCTAGAGGGCGACAAAGTTCGCGACATCCATAAAGAACGCTTGTCCGACATGGAAACCGAACTGAACAAAGTTCGATCGTCGCTTGCCGAAAACGAATCGCGACTGCAAGTGATTTTGACAGAAGCCGAAGAACGCGGCGACGAGCTGGCTGGCGAAATGGACCAACTCGCTCTGCTTAGCGAGAAAGAAGTCGACCGCTTGAAGTTCTTTTTGGACATGACACGTGGCAGCAGCCAGTCTGAAAAGTTCCAAGCCGAGGCGCCCGTTCGCCAAGAAGTCGCCAAGGCCCAATACAACCGCCTGCTTGACTTGATCCAACGCGAAAAAGCACTCAGTGATACATTTGGCAAAGGTCACCCATTGGTCGAAGCCACTCGACAGGAAACCGAAATCACTCGCCAATTCATCGCCGCCAACGCGCCCGAAACCAAGGCTCGCGAAACCAAGACGATGGACGCCGAAGAAATGCTGAAGACGTACGTGATGCTGCTGCGAAACGACATCTCGGAACTTCAAAAACGTAAGACGATCCTGATGGAGGAAGCCGAACGCGAAATGTTGGCTGCGAAAGAAGTCGAAGCGTCGTTCATGGAAAGCAACTCGCTAAAAGCGAAACTCGCTCGCGCTCAGTCACGTTATGACCAAGTCATCGTACGTTTGCAAGAACTGAACTTGTCTCGATCTTACGCCGGTTTTTCAACCGACTTGCTAGCCAGTGCCGAAGTTCCTCGCAACGCAGTCTGGCCAAAACTGCCGATCGTATTGGCAGTTGGCGTCGGCGCCGGGCTTGCACTAGGCCTCCTATTGACCTTGGCCGCCGAAACGTTCGACTCGACCTTCGGTAGCGTCACCGATCTGGAATCGACGACCAAAGCGGCCGTCATCGCGCACGTTCCGCGGCTCAACCTGCGGACCCTACGCAAGGCCGCCATCGCGGGATCGCAGCTCGATCCGTCCTTGCTGACGTACCATACGCCGAGATCCGCCGAAGCCGAAATCTTCCGCGTCGGCCGAACGTCCTTGATGATCGCCAACCGCAAAGACTCGGTCCAAACCATCATGGTCACCAGCCCGCAACCGGGCGACGGCAAGTCGACCACAATCAGCAACTTGGCGATTTCGTTCGCCCAGGCGGGCAAACGAGTGCTGTTGATCGACGCGGACATGCGGCGTCCCGTGATCTCGAAACTGTTTGGAATTGACGACAGAAAAGGTTTGTCGGACTTCCTTGCCGGACGGGTGGAGTTTGCCGATGGTGTCGTGGAAACCGAAGTTCAGAATTTGCATATCATGCCAAACGGCAGCAACACTTCCGAGCCAGCCGAACTGCTGGAATCACATCGCTTGATGCGGCTGTTCCAAAACGCCTGCGAGTCGTACGACTTGGTCATGATCGATGCTCCGCCCGTTTTGGCGGTTGCCGATCCAGCCATCATCGCGCCTTACGTCGACTCGGTTCTATTGACGGTTCGGGTAACCAAGAACGGTCGCGGAACCGTCGAAGACGCCGTTCGGATTTTAAACGACATTCAAATCACGCCGGCCGCGGTAATCGTCAATGGCATCGACCGAAACGCGCTGAAAACGTACGCCTATGGCGGTTACGGCAAAGGCAAGTACGGCGGTGGCTACATCGGTCATTATCACGCTGATTATGCCGCCAAAGAACGAAGCGACGTTCACCGCTCCGATGCAACGCGTAGTGAACCGACACCCAAAAACGGACGTCCAGCCACTTTCGCAGCGGCCAGTGCAGATTTGGGATCCAGCGTTCGACGTCAACCGGCGCCGATCACGATCCCGAGTGGCGACGCGCCACCGATGGCGGATCAATCATCCAAGTCCTAG